One genomic region from Anopheles bellator chromosome 2, idAnoBellAS_SP24_06.2, whole genome shotgun sequence encodes:
- the LOC131207803 gene encoding probable chitinase 10, with protein MVLKFFKLLTIVCIWTVGPTLVAVRVEQSEPVSFVRSSVEHIPSHGFEKQIAEAASDEFGSESLPLRSAVESVPANLIDERLPLRDSVEFRIIDMDDAIEGTVSKVKTVVSKQQQKYATTSRTDVESFRVFMRPDKYAAYIIPAHPDNLPMPFRAGSPFQQLLSSKELATARNPPAQLSYVRKAAESEYKVVCHMTNWGFYRKGEAQFVPEHLDASLCTHIIYSFATLDAATLTMKEFDSWADIDNNMYHRTIAAAGEVPVLLGLGGWTDSVGEKYSELVGSTGNRQKFISNSIDFLKRHRFAGLHLDWNYPVCWQSDCSQGPASDKSNFAKLIREARSAFARENLLLSTSISGYEEVIKRAYDVVEISKHVDFMTVMTYDYHGAWEEQAGHVSPLHGSATDKYPQYNTAYAMQLLVSMGAEKGKLIVGIPSYGQTFTLAESSGGTPPEGSPATGPGAAGDDTRQPGMLAYYEICHRVRRLKWKVSRDASMKTGPYASSSDQWVGYDDPVSATAKAKYVIKSGFGGIAVWTVDLDDYLNRCCEESYPVLRAVNRALFRLSSPSPTGMDCTRPSQPATPEPAEMTFSPDSGLGSSTTTPAHAHTTWPSWTPESTSTTRRTTTLSTTTTTTPRTTVTRRTTTPSTTYSPPTTTVGTTIPVPGLIMPELSNAESCEPNQYKAHPNNCNSYYRCVLAEFKQQFCAGGLHWNDQAKLCDWPASAKCEKDMGSQEYTETTAATPRPTRTTTVRTTSARRTTTSATTQRTTRRSTPARVPNTPRPTKPTTTTTTTTTSSPSQGCRNGEYYPHKNCDSFYICVNDRKVEQQCGPELYWSQADKNCDWEENVNCVSNEQYFKLLVKYSASKALSEDDPCEGNTHVPYPGDCSQYLVCNWGRLESASCANGLHWNQQLRICDWPASARCSQGAIPESTENNSDENSWQNSNQDIDGPQPVVSTTERRTTTRTTTLAPSTQPPVLDPLSGYYKMVCYFTNWAWYRKGYGKYTPDHIRTDLCTHIVYGFAVLDYSTLTIKTHDSWADIDNKFYTRVVAAKEKGVKVTLAIGGWNDSAGDKYSRLVRSAAARAKFVEHVIGFLEKYGFDGLDLDWEYPVCWQVDCKKGFADEKEGFTELVRELSEAFRPRGWLLSAAVSPSKTVIDAGYDVAALANYFDWIAVMTYDFHGQWDKQTGHVAPLYYHPEDEIDFFNANYSINYWIDQGAPSRKLVMGMPLYGQSFQLADNKKNGLNAKAPGPGQAGEFTRAAGFLAYYEICDRIQNKEWTVVQDELQRMGPYAYKGNQWVSFDDKESLLRKVEFIRAMDLGGGMIWALDLDDFKDRCGQGSHPLLTAIREGLRDPPTGNEVLPSVVPTNSEPEPELGSVGGAQTPDKQRPDSSESTDVDENLVDGETYKVVCYFTNWAWYRQGNGKYLPEDIDPELCTHIVYGFAVLDREGLTIKPHDSWADIDNRFYERVVEFKKKGKRVTVAIGGWNDSAGDKYSRLVRSAQARKRFIENVMAFIEKYNFDGLDLDWEYPVCWQVDCTKGYADEKEGFATLVVELATAFKSKGYLLSSAVSPSKKVIDAGYDVVTLSDYMDWIAVMAYDYHGQWDKKTGHVAPMYEHPDDFDKTFNANFTIHYWIEQGADPRKLVMGMPTYGQSFSLADVNDHDLNAKTYGGGEAGDQTRARGFLSYYEICANIRQKHWTVVRDRKGRMGPYAYKGDQWVSFDDQYMIRHKSEFIKAMGLGGAMIWALDLDDFRNLCDCEEYPLLRTINRVLRNYPGPGPKCVLGSGKPNDPPKDRPTTAAPTTTTTKPTTARPPKTSTTTMRTTTRQTTRSTTRATSTVRTTKYPVDEVDNNDSKGVCDGRLFVPHESDCSKFYVCQNGNRYLQSCPANTLWNDGYCDWEANTKCHNKQRPVPAPATTTESQTTSRRPTATTRRPATTQRPTSRPATTLATSKPSIPTTGNNDFKVVCYFTNWAWYRQGDGKYTPDDIDSTLCTHIVYGFAVLDRESLTIKTHDSWADIDNRFYERVVEQKRKGAKVTLALGGWNDSLGDKYSKLVRDASARARFVKHAVEFIEKYDFDGLDLDWEYPVCWQVDCQKGYPDEKEGFAMLVQELAVEFRPRQWLLSAAVSPSKMVIDAGYDVPSLSEYFDWIAVMTYDFHGNWDKQTGHVAPLYYYPGDTYDYFNANFSINYWIEKGAPSKKLVMGMPLYGQSFSLADARHNGLNEKSYGPGEAGEFTRAGGFLAFYEICEKVTRNGWTVVRDPEGRIGPYAYSGSQWVSYDDVDEIRRKSRFLKEMNLGGGMVWALDLDDFRGRCGCGAHPLLRTMNLELGRIQTQQPENCT; from the exons ATGGTTCTTAAGTTTTTCAAACTG CTGACCATTGTTTGCATATGGACTGTCGGCCCAACTTTGGTGGCTGTCAGAGTTGAACAATCGGAACCGGTCAGCTTTGTTCGAAGCAGCGTGGAACATATTCCGAGCCATGGGTTTGAGAAGCAGATAGCGGAAGCGGCCAGCGATGAGTTCGGAAGTGAGTCTCTGCCTCTGCGCAGTGCAGTCGAAAGTGTACCGGCCAATCT TATCGATGAGCGGCTTCCTCTTCGCGACTCCGTAGAGTTTCGGATCATCGACATGGACGATGCGATCGAAGGCACGGTGAGCAAGGTGAAGACCGTCGtcagcaaacagcagcaaaagtACGCGACCACATCAAGGACTGATGTCGAAAGCTTTCGAGTCTTCATGCGCCCAGACAAGTACGCAGCTTACATCATCCCGGCACATCCGGACAACCTGCCGATGCCCTTTCGGGCCGGCTCTCCCTTCCAACAGCTGTTGAGCAGTAAGGAGCTGGCAACGGCCCGAAATCCTCCCGCTCAGCTGTCTTACGTTCGAAAGGCGGCGGAAAGCGAGTATAAAGTCGTGTGCCACATGACAAACTGGGGCTTTTACCGCAAAGGAGAGGCCCAATTCGTGCCGGAACACTTGGACGCGAGCCTTTGTACGCACATTATATATTCGTTTGCCACCCTGGATGCGGCCACTTTGACGATGAAAGAATTCGACAGCTGGGCTGACATAGACAACA ATATGTACCATCGAACGATTGCAGCTGCAGGCGAGGTTCCGGTGTTGCTCGGCCTCGGAGGCTGGACCGATTCCGTGGGCGAGAAGTACTCCGAGCTGGTAGGATCGACCGGCAATCGGCAGAAGTTTATCAGCAACTCGATCGACTTTCTGAAAAGGCATCGTTTCGCGGGTTTACACCTGGACTGGAACTATCCGGTCTGCTGGCAAAGCGACTGCTCGCAAGGTCCCGCGAGTGACAAATCCAACTTCGCCAAGCTAATTCGGGAGGCTCGAAGCGCGTTCGCTCGCGAAAACCTCCTGCTCAGTACCAGCATATCGGGGTACGAGGAGGTGATCAAGAGGGCCTACGATGTAGTGGAAATATCGAAACACGTGGACTTTATGACCGTCATGACGTACGACTATCATGGTGCCTGGGAAGAGCAAGCGGGGCACGTGAGTCCGTTGCACGGTTCGGCAACGGATAAGTACCCGCAGTACAACACGGCCTACGCCATGCAGCTGCTGGTCAGTATGGGAGCCGAAAAGGGGAAACTTATCGTAGGAATACCGTCCTATGGACAAACGTTCACCTTAGCCGAAAGCTCCGGCGGTACGCCCCCGGAAGGCAGTCCTGCTACAGGACCTGGGGCAGCTGGTGACGACACGCGACAGCCGGGTATGTTGGCGTACTACGAAATTTGCCACCGAGTGCGTCGGCTAAAGTGGAAGGTCAGCAGAGATGCTTCGATGAAGACGGGTCCctacgccagcagcagtgatCAGTGGGTAGGTTACGACGATCCCGTGTCGGCCACGGCTAAAGCAAAGTACGTGATCAAGTCCGGGTTTGGTGGGATAGCAGTGTGGACGGTCGATTTGGACGATTATCTGAACCGCTGCTGCGAGGAAAGTTATCCCGTGTTGAGGGCAGTAAACAGAGCTCTGTTTCGGCTTAGTTCTCCCAGTCCCACTGGCATGGACTGTACGAGACCATCGCAACCCGCCACACCTGAACCGGCAGAGATGACATTCAGTCCGGACAGTGGACTTGGCAGCTCCACCACTACACCtgctcacgcacacactaCGTGGCCATCGTGGACCCCGGAAAGCACGTCAACAACGCGCAGAACAACGACCCTCAGCACCACGACGACAACCACTCCTCGAACGACTGTAACTCGCAGAACAACCACCCCATCGACAACCTACAGTCCACCGACGACCACGGTTGGCACGACGATCCCTGTTCCGGGTCTTATAATGCCAGAGCTCAGCAACGCTGAGAGCTGTGAGCCCAATCAGTACAAGGCGCATCCGAACAACTGCAATTCGTACTATCGCTGCGTGCTTGCCGAGTTCAAACAGCAGTTCTGTGCCGGTGGCCTTCATTGGAACGATCAAGCAAAGCTGTGCGATTGGCCAGCTTCAGCCAAGTGTGAGAAGGACATGGGCTCTCAGGAGTACACCGAGACAACGGCCGCCACGCCGAGGCCAACAAGAACCACAACGGTAAGAACCACTTCTGCGAGACGTACAACGACATCCGCGACGACGCAACGCACGACACGTCGAAGTACTCCCGCCAGAGTACCGAACACGCCGCGGCCAACGAAGCCAACGACCACTActacgaccaccaccactagcagTCCTTCGCAAGGATGCCGAAATGGGGAATACTATCCGCACAAAAACTGCGATAGTTTCTACATTTGCGTCAACGACAGGAAAGTGGAGCAACAGTGTGGCCCAGAACTGTACTGGAGCCAGGCGGACAAGAACTGTGATTGGGAAGAGAACGTCAACTGCGTGAGTAACGAGCAGTACTTTAAATTGCTCGTCAAGTACAGTGCATCGAAGGCGCTCTCGGAGGACGATCCTTGCGAAGGCAATACGCACGTTCCGTATCCGGGCGATTGTAGTCAATATCTCGTGTGCAACTGGGGTCGCCTGGAATCGGCAAGCTGCGCCAATGGGCTGCACTGGAACCAACAGCTACGCATCTGCGATTGGCCAGCTAGTGCCCGGTGCTCCCAGGGTGCCATCCCCGAGAGCACGGAGAACAATTCGGACGAGAATTCGTGGCAGAACTCGAACCAGGACATCGATGGCCCACAGCCCGTCGTATCGACGACGGAGAGAAGAACCACCACGCGAACGACCACGCTGGCACCTTCCACGCAACCGCCGGTACTGGACCCACTGTCGGGATACTACAAGATGGTGTGCTACTTCACGAATTGGGCCTGGTACAGGAAAGGATACGGCAAGTACACTCCCGATCACATTCGCACGGATCTGTGCACGCACATCGTGTACGGGTTTGCCGTGCTGGACTACTCGACGTTGACGATTAAGACCCACGATTCGTGGGCCGATATTGACAACAAGTTCTACACACGTGTCGTGGCCGCAAAAGAAAAGGGCGTTAAGGTAACGCTCGCCATCGGTGGTTGGAATGATTCGGCCGGTGACAAGTACAGTCGGTTGGTGCGCAGTGCCGCGGCACGGGCCAAGTTCGTTGAGCACGTCATCGGCTTCCTGGAAAAGTACGGCTTCGACGGTTTGGATCTGGACTGGGAGTACCCGGTGTGTTGGCAGGTGGACTGCAAGAAAGGATTCGCCGACGAAAAGGAAGGTTTTACGGAGCTAGTGCGGGAGCTGTCGGAAGCCTTCAGGCCTCGCGGTTGGCTCCTTTCGGCGGCCGTCTCACCAAGCAAAACGGTCATCGATGCCGGATATGATGTGGCCGCTTTGGCCAACTATTTCGATTGGATCGCTGTCATGACGTACGACTTCCATGGACAGTGGGACAAACAAACGGGCCATGTGGCTCCCCTGTACTACCATCCGGAggatgaaattgatttcttcaaCGCG AATTATTCCATCAATTACTGGATCGATCAGGGAGCGCCTTCGAGAAAGCTCGTCATGGGTATGCCACTGTACGGGCAGTCGTTCCAGCTGGCAGACAACAAAAAGAACGGACTCAACGCGAAAGCACCCGGTCCAGGACAGGCGGGAGAGTTCACCAGAGCGGCTGGATTTTTGGCGTACTATGAA ATCTGCGATCGTATACAAAACAAAGAGTGGACGGTTGTGCAGGACGAACTGCAAAGGATGGGACCGTACGCGTACAAGGGCAACCAATGGGTTTCGTTCGACGACAAGGAATCGCTGCTCCGAAAGGTAGAGTTCATCCGTGCCATGGATCTGGGTGGCGGCATGATCTGGGCGCTGGATTTGGATGACTTCAAGGACCGGTGCGGCCAGGGAAGTCACCCATTGCTGACGGCCATCAGAGAAGGACTGCGTGATCCTCCCACGGGAAATGAAGTGCTCC CGTCCGTAGTTCCAACTAATAGTGAACCTGAACCTGAGCTAGGCAGCGTCGGTGGAGCCCAAACACCAGACAAACAGCGGCCTGACTCTTCCGAAAGCACCGATGTGGACGAGAACTTGGTTGACGGCGAAACATACAAAGTTGTCTGTTATTTCACCAACTGGGCCTGGTATCGGCAGGGAAATGGCAAGTATCTGCCGGAGGACATCGACCCGGAGCTGTGCACCCACATCGTGTATGGCTTCGCGGTGCTCGATCGCGAAGGCCTCACTATTAAACCGCACGATTCGTGGGCCGATATCGATAACCGCTTTTACGAGCGCGTGGTTGAGTTCAAGAAGAAGGGCAAAAGAGTCACTGTTGCAATCGGCGGATGGAACGATTCGGCTGGTGACAAGTATAGCCGGCTGGTGCGTAGCGCTCAGGCGCGAAAGCGGTTCATCGAGAACGTGATGGCGTTTATCGAAAAGTACAACTTTGACGGTTTGGATCTAGATTGGGAATATCCAGTTTGTTGGCAGGTTGATTGCACTAAGGGATACGCAGACGAGAAGGAAGGATTCGCTACGCTCGTGGTGGAACTAGCTACGGCTTTCAAGTCCAAGGGATACCTACTCTCGTCGGCGGTGTCGCCAAGCAAAAAGGTAATCGATGCCGGGTACGACGTCGTGACGCTCTCCGACTACATGGACTGGATAGCGGTGATGGCGTACGACTACCACGGCCAGTGGGATAAGAAAACGGGACACGTTGCGCCGATGTACGAACATCCGGATGATTTCGATAAAACGTTCAACGCAAACTTCACCATACACTACTGGATCGAGCAGGGAGCGGACCCTCGGAAGCTCGTTATGGGAATGCCGACCTACGGTCAATCGTTTTCACTTGCCGATGTCAATGATCACGATTTAAACGCAAAGACCTACGGTGGAGGCGAAGCTGGCGATCAAACTAGGGCACGAGGATTTTTGTCGTACTACGAG ATTTGTGCCAACATCCGACAGAAGCATTGGACCGTCGTGCGCGATCGCAAGGGTCGCATGGGTCCGTACGCATACAAGGGCGATCAGTGGGTTTCGTTCGACGATCAGTACATGATCCGTCACAAGAGCGAGTTCATAAAAGCGATGGGCCTCGGAGGAGCCATGATATGGGCGCTGGATTTGGATGATTTCCGGAATCTTTGCGACTGCGAGGAATACCCTTTGCTGCGAACCATCAACCGGGTGTTGCGGAATTACCCAGGACCGGGGCCGAAATGTGTGCTGGGGTCTGGAAAACCAAACGATCCTCCGAAAGATCGTCCTACTACGGCAGCGCCTACAACAACTACAACGAAACCAACCACTGCTAGACCACCGAAAACCAGTACCACCACCATGCGAACTACTACGAGACAAACAACCCGTTCTACTACTAGGGCCACCAGCACAGTGAGAACCACTAAGTATCCGGTCGATGAGGTGGACAACAACGATTCCAAGGGAGTGTGCGACGGTCGACTGTTTGTTCCACACGAATCGGACTGCTCCAAGTTCTACGTTTGTCAGAACGGAAACCGATATTTGCAATC ATGCCCAGCCAACACGCTTTGGAACGACGGTTATTGTGATTGGGAAGCAAACACAAAGTGCCACAATAAACAACGACCTGTTCCTGCACCGGCCACTACCACCGAGAGTCAGACGACGTcacgacgaccgacggcgacgacgcggCGCCCCGCCACCACTCAGCGTCCCACTTCGAGACCAGCAACGACTCTAGCGACGTCCAAACCATCAATTCCTACAACGGGCAACAACGATTTTAAAGTGGTGTGCTATTTTACCAATTGGGCCTGGTACCGACAGGGAGACGGCAAGTACACGCCCGACGACATTGATAGCACACTGTGCACACACATCGTGTACGGCTTTGCGGTGCTGGACCGGGAAAGTTTGACCATCAAAACGCACGATTCGTGGGCAGACATCGACAATCGATTCTACGAGCGCGTGGTCGAGCAGAAGCGCAAGGGCGCAAAGGTGACGCTAGCGCTCGGCGGATGGAACGATTCCTTGGGCGATAAGTACAGCAAACTGGTGCGGGATGCGTCGGCAAGGGCAAGGTTTGTGAAGCATGCCGTAGAGTTTATTGAAAAGTATGACTTTGACGGTTTGGACCTGGACTGGGAATATCCCGTGTGCTGGCAGGTGGACTGCCAGAAGGGATATCCGGATGAGAAGGAAGGGTTCGCCATGCTGGTGCAGGAGCTGGCCGTTGAGTTCCGACCCAGGCAGTGGCTCCTGTCGGCTGCCGTTTCGCCGAGCAAAATGGTTATCGATGCCGGGTACGACGTGCCGTCGCTGTCGGAATATTTCGATTGGATTGCCGTGATGACCTACGATTTCCACGGAAACTGGGACAAGCAAACGGGCCACGTCGCCCCACTGTACTACTACCCGGGCGATACTTACGActattttaatgcaaatttctCCATAAACTACTGGATTGAGAAGGGTGCGCCTTCGAAAAAGTTGGTCATGGGCATGCCACTTTACGGTCAGTCGTTTTCGCTTGCCGACGCGCGGCACAACGGACTGAATGAAAAATCGTACGGACCGGGTGAGGCTGGCGAGTTCACGCGGGCCGGTGGCTTCCTGGCGTTCTACGAAATTTGCGAGAAGGTCACCCGGAATGGGTGGACCGTTGTCAGGGACCCGGAAGGCAGAATAGGGCCGTACGCGTACAGCGGAAGCCAGTGGGTTTCGTACGATGATGTGGACGAAATACGACGAAAGTCGCGATTTTTAAAGGAAATGAACCTGGGCGGAGGAATGGTTTGGGCTTTGGATCTGGACGATTTCCGGGGACGCTGCGGTTGCGGCGCCCATCCGCTACTGAGAACGATGAATCTGGAGCTTGGCCGTATTCAAACACAACAACCGGAAAACTGTACTTAA